The Pan troglodytes isolate AG18354 chromosome 1, NHGRI_mPanTro3-v2.0_pri, whole genome shotgun sequence genome includes a region encoding these proteins:
- the SHC1 gene encoding SHC-transforming protein 1 isoform X8 → MNKLSGGGGRRTRVEGGQLGGEEWTRHGSFVNKPTRGWLHPNDKVMGPGVSYLVRYMGCVEVLQSMRALDFNTRTQVTREAISLVCEAVPGAKGATRRRKPCSRPLSSILGRSNLKFAGMPITLTVSTSSLNLMAADCKQIIANHHMQSISFASGGDPDTAEYVAYVAKDPVNQRACHILECPEGLAQDVISTIGQAFELRFKQYLRNPPKLVTPHDRMAGFDGSAWDEEEEEPPDHQYYNDFPGKEPPLGGVVDMRLREGAAPGAARPTAPNAQTPSHLGATLPVGQPVGGDPEVRKQMPPPPPCPGRELFDDPSYVNVQNLDKARQAVGGAGPPNPAVNGSVPRDLFDMKPFEDALRVPPPPQSVSMAEQLRGEPWFHGKLSRREAEALLQLNGDFLVRESTTTPGQYVLTGLQSGQPKHLLLVDPEGVVRTKDHRFESVSHLISYHMDNHLPIISAGSELCLQQPVERKL, encoded by the exons ATGAACAAGCTGAGTGGAGGCGGCGGGCGCAGGACTCGGGTGGAAGGGGGCCAGCTTGGGGGCGAGGAGTGGACCCGCCACGGGAGCTTTGTCAATAAGCCCACGCGGGGCTGGCTGCATCCCAACGACAAAGTCATGGGACCCGGGGTTTCCTACTTGGTTCGG TACATGGGCTGTGTGGAGGTCCTCCAGTCAATGCGTGCCCTGGACTTCAACACCCGGACTCAGGTCACCAG GGAGGCCATCAGTCTGGTGTGTGAGGCTGTGCCAGGTGCTAAGGGGGCGACAAGGAGGAGAAAG CCCTGTAGCCGCCCGCTCAGCTCTATCCTGGGGAGGAGTAACCTGAAATTTGCTGGAATGCCAATCACTCTCACCGTCTCCaccagcagcctcaacctcatggcCGCAGACTGCAAACAG ATCATCGCCAACCACCACATGCAATCTATCTCATTTGCATCCGGCGGGGATCCG GACACAGCCGAGTATGTCGCCTATGTTGCCAAAGACCCTGTGAATCAGAGAG CCTGCCACATTCTGGAGTGTCCCGAAGGGCTTGCCCAGGATGTCATCAGCACCATTGGCCAGGCCTTCGAGTTGCGCTTCAAACAATACCTCAGGAACCCACCCAAACTGGTCACCCCTCATGACAG GATGGCTGGCTTTGATGGCTCAGCatgggatgaggaggaggaagagccacCTGACCATCAGTACTATAATGACTTCCCGGGGAAGGAACCCCCCTTGGGGGGGGTGGTAGACATGAGGCTTCGGGAAGGAGCCGCTCCAGGGGCTGCTCGACCCACTGCACCCAATGCCCAGAcccccagccacttgggagctACACTG CCTGTAGGACAGCCTGTTGGGGGAGATCCAGAAGTCCGCAAACAGATGCCACCTCCACCACCCTGTCCAG GCAGAGAGCTTTTTGATGATCCCTCCTATGTCAACGTCCAGAACCTAGACAAGGCCCGGCAAGCAGTGGGTGGTGCTGGGCCCCCCAATCCTGCTGTCAATGGCAGTGTACCCCGGGACCTGTTTGACATGA AGCCCTTCGAAGATGCTCTTCGggtgcctccacctccccagtcgGTGTCCATGGCTGAGCAGCTCCGAGGGGAGCCCTGGTTCCATGGGAAGCTGAGccggcgggaggctgaggcactgctGCAGCTCAATGGGGACTTCCTGGTGCGGGAGAGcacgaccacacctggccagtatgTGCTCACTGGCTTGCAGAGTGGGCAGCCTAAGCATTTGCTACTGGTGGACCCTGAGGGTGTG GTTCGGACTAAGGATCACCGCTTTGAAAGTGTCAGTCACCTTATCAGCTACCACATGGACAATCACTTGCCCATCATCTCTGCGGGCAGCGAACTGTGTCTACAGCAACCTGTGGAGCGGAAACTGTGA
- the SHC1 gene encoding SHC-transforming protein 1 isoform X9: MNKLSGGGGRRTRVEGGQLGGEEWTRHGSFVNKPTRGWLHPNDKVMGPGVSYLVRYMGCVEVLQSMRALDFNTRTQVTREAISLVCEAVPGAKGATRRRKPCSRPLSSILGRSNLKFAGMPITLTVSTSSLNLMAADCKQDTAEYVAYVAKDPVNQRACHILECPEGLAQDVISTIGQAFELRFKQYLRNPPKLVTPHDRMAGFDGSAWDEEEEEPPDHQYYNDFPGKEPPLGGVVDMRLREGAAPGAARPTAPNAQTPSHLGATLPVGQPVGGDPEVRKQMPPPPPCPAGRELFDDPSYVNVQNLDKARQAVGGAGPPNPAVNGSVPRDLFDMKPFEDALRVPPPPQSVSMAEQLRGEPWFHGKLSRREAEALLQLNGDFLVRESTTTPGQYVLTGLQSGQPKHLLLVDPEGVVRTKDHRFESVSHLISYHMDNHLPIISAGSELCLQQPVERKL; this comes from the exons ATGAACAAGCTGAGTGGAGGCGGCGGGCGCAGGACTCGGGTGGAAGGGGGCCAGCTTGGGGGCGAGGAGTGGACCCGCCACGGGAGCTTTGTCAATAAGCCCACGCGGGGCTGGCTGCATCCCAACGACAAAGTCATGGGACCCGGGGTTTCCTACTTGGTTCGG TACATGGGCTGTGTGGAGGTCCTCCAGTCAATGCGTGCCCTGGACTTCAACACCCGGACTCAGGTCACCAG GGAGGCCATCAGTCTGGTGTGTGAGGCTGTGCCAGGTGCTAAGGGGGCGACAAGGAGGAGAAAG CCCTGTAGCCGCCCGCTCAGCTCTATCCTGGGGAGGAGTAACCTGAAATTTGCTGGAATGCCAATCACTCTCACCGTCTCCaccagcagcctcaacctcatggcCGCAGACTGCAAACAG GACACAGCCGAGTATGTCGCCTATGTTGCCAAAGACCCTGTGAATCAGAGAG CCTGCCACATTCTGGAGTGTCCCGAAGGGCTTGCCCAGGATGTCATCAGCACCATTGGCCAGGCCTTCGAGTTGCGCTTCAAACAATACCTCAGGAACCCACCCAAACTGGTCACCCCTCATGACAG GATGGCTGGCTTTGATGGCTCAGCatgggatgaggaggaggaagagccacCTGACCATCAGTACTATAATGACTTCCCGGGGAAGGAACCCCCCTTGGGGGGGGTGGTAGACATGAGGCTTCGGGAAGGAGCCGCTCCAGGGGCTGCTCGACCCACTGCACCCAATGCCCAGAcccccagccacttgggagctACACTG CCTGTAGGACAGCCTGTTGGGGGAGATCCAGAAGTCCGCAAACAGATGCCACCTCCACCACCCTGTCCAG CAGGCAGAGAGCTTTTTGATGATCCCTCCTATGTCAACGTCCAGAACCTAGACAAGGCCCGGCAAGCAGTGGGTGGTGCTGGGCCCCCCAATCCTGCTGTCAATGGCAGTGTACCCCGGGACCTGTTTGACATGA AGCCCTTCGAAGATGCTCTTCGggtgcctccacctccccagtcgGTGTCCATGGCTGAGCAGCTCCGAGGGGAGCCCTGGTTCCATGGGAAGCTGAGccggcgggaggctgaggcactgctGCAGCTCAATGGGGACTTCCTGGTGCGGGAGAGcacgaccacacctggccagtatgTGCTCACTGGCTTGCAGAGTGGGCAGCCTAAGCATTTGCTACTGGTGGACCCTGAGGGTGTG GTTCGGACTAAGGATCACCGCTTTGAAAGTGTCAGTCACCTTATCAGCTACCACATGGACAATCACTTGCCCATCATCTCTGCGGGCAGCGAACTGTGTCTACAGCAACCTGTGGAGCGGAAACTGTGA
- the SHC1 gene encoding SHC-transforming protein 1 isoform X10 yields MNKLSGGGGRRTRVEGGQLGGEEWTRHGSFVNKPTRGWLHPNDKVMGPGVSYLVRYMGCVEVLQSMRALDFNTRTQVTREAISLVCEAVPGAKGATRRRKPCSRPLSSILGRSNLKFAGMPITLTVSTSSLNLMAADCKQDTAEYVAYVAKDPVNQRACHILECPEGLAQDVISTIGQAFELRFKQYLRNPPKLVTPHDRMAGFDGSAWDEEEEEPPDHQYYNDFPGKEPPLGGVVDMRLREGAAPGAARPTAPNAQTPSHLGATLPVGQPVGGDPEVRKQMPPPPPCPGRELFDDPSYVNVQNLDKARQAVGGAGPPNPAVNGSVPRDLFDMKPFEDALRVPPPPQSVSMAEQLRGEPWFHGKLSRREAEALLQLNGDFLVRESTTTPGQYVLTGLQSGQPKHLLLVDPEGVVRTKDHRFESVSHLISYHMDNHLPIISAGSELCLQQPVERKL; encoded by the exons ATGAACAAGCTGAGTGGAGGCGGCGGGCGCAGGACTCGGGTGGAAGGGGGCCAGCTTGGGGGCGAGGAGTGGACCCGCCACGGGAGCTTTGTCAATAAGCCCACGCGGGGCTGGCTGCATCCCAACGACAAAGTCATGGGACCCGGGGTTTCCTACTTGGTTCGG TACATGGGCTGTGTGGAGGTCCTCCAGTCAATGCGTGCCCTGGACTTCAACACCCGGACTCAGGTCACCAG GGAGGCCATCAGTCTGGTGTGTGAGGCTGTGCCAGGTGCTAAGGGGGCGACAAGGAGGAGAAAG CCCTGTAGCCGCCCGCTCAGCTCTATCCTGGGGAGGAGTAACCTGAAATTTGCTGGAATGCCAATCACTCTCACCGTCTCCaccagcagcctcaacctcatggcCGCAGACTGCAAACAG GACACAGCCGAGTATGTCGCCTATGTTGCCAAAGACCCTGTGAATCAGAGAG CCTGCCACATTCTGGAGTGTCCCGAAGGGCTTGCCCAGGATGTCATCAGCACCATTGGCCAGGCCTTCGAGTTGCGCTTCAAACAATACCTCAGGAACCCACCCAAACTGGTCACCCCTCATGACAG GATGGCTGGCTTTGATGGCTCAGCatgggatgaggaggaggaagagccacCTGACCATCAGTACTATAATGACTTCCCGGGGAAGGAACCCCCCTTGGGGGGGGTGGTAGACATGAGGCTTCGGGAAGGAGCCGCTCCAGGGGCTGCTCGACCCACTGCACCCAATGCCCAGAcccccagccacttgggagctACACTG CCTGTAGGACAGCCTGTTGGGGGAGATCCAGAAGTCCGCAAACAGATGCCACCTCCACCACCCTGTCCAG GCAGAGAGCTTTTTGATGATCCCTCCTATGTCAACGTCCAGAACCTAGACAAGGCCCGGCAAGCAGTGGGTGGTGCTGGGCCCCCCAATCCTGCTGTCAATGGCAGTGTACCCCGGGACCTGTTTGACATGA AGCCCTTCGAAGATGCTCTTCGggtgcctccacctccccagtcgGTGTCCATGGCTGAGCAGCTCCGAGGGGAGCCCTGGTTCCATGGGAAGCTGAGccggcgggaggctgaggcactgctGCAGCTCAATGGGGACTTCCTGGTGCGGGAGAGcacgaccacacctggccagtatgTGCTCACTGGCTTGCAGAGTGGGCAGCCTAAGCATTTGCTACTGGTGGACCCTGAGGGTGTG GTTCGGACTAAGGATCACCGCTTTGAAAGTGTCAGTCACCTTATCAGCTACCACATGGACAATCACTTGCCCATCATCTCTGCGGGCAGCGAACTGTGTCTACAGCAACCTGTGGAGCGGAAACTGTGA
- the SHC1 gene encoding SHC-transforming protein 1 isoform X6, with product MNKLSGGGGRRTRVEGGQLGGEEWTRHGSFVNKPTRGWLHPNDKVMGPGVSYLVRYMGCVEVLQSMRALDFNTRTQVTREAISLVCEAVPGAKGATRRRKPCSRPLSSILGRSNLKFAGMPITLTVSTSSLNLMAADCKQIIANHHMQSISFASGGDPDTAEYVAYVAKDPVNQRACHILECPEGLAQDVISTIGQAFELRFKQYLRNPPKLVTPHDRMAGFDGSAWDEEEEEPPDHQYYNDFPGKEPPLGGVVDMRLREGAAPGAARPTAPNAQTPSHLGATLPVGQPVGGDPEVRKQMPPPPPCPGRELFDDPSYVNVQNLDKARQAVGGAGPPNPAVNGSVPRDLFDMKPFEDALRVPPPPQSVSMAEQLRGEPWFHGKLSRREAEALLQLNGDFLVRESTTTPGQYVLTGLQSGQPKHLLLVDPEGVVSVAEVWVRGGKKEGTVPYSVSLFLPSLLCRHSRWAAVYGPLLLFKVSGIFLQRLIP from the exons ATGAACAAGCTGAGTGGAGGCGGCGGGCGCAGGACTCGGGTGGAAGGGGGCCAGCTTGGGGGCGAGGAGTGGACCCGCCACGGGAGCTTTGTCAATAAGCCCACGCGGGGCTGGCTGCATCCCAACGACAAAGTCATGGGACCCGGGGTTTCCTACTTGGTTCGG TACATGGGCTGTGTGGAGGTCCTCCAGTCAATGCGTGCCCTGGACTTCAACACCCGGACTCAGGTCACCAG GGAGGCCATCAGTCTGGTGTGTGAGGCTGTGCCAGGTGCTAAGGGGGCGACAAGGAGGAGAAAG CCCTGTAGCCGCCCGCTCAGCTCTATCCTGGGGAGGAGTAACCTGAAATTTGCTGGAATGCCAATCACTCTCACCGTCTCCaccagcagcctcaacctcatggcCGCAGACTGCAAACAG ATCATCGCCAACCACCACATGCAATCTATCTCATTTGCATCCGGCGGGGATCCG GACACAGCCGAGTATGTCGCCTATGTTGCCAAAGACCCTGTGAATCAGAGAG CCTGCCACATTCTGGAGTGTCCCGAAGGGCTTGCCCAGGATGTCATCAGCACCATTGGCCAGGCCTTCGAGTTGCGCTTCAAACAATACCTCAGGAACCCACCCAAACTGGTCACCCCTCATGACAG GATGGCTGGCTTTGATGGCTCAGCatgggatgaggaggaggaagagccacCTGACCATCAGTACTATAATGACTTCCCGGGGAAGGAACCCCCCTTGGGGGGGGTGGTAGACATGAGGCTTCGGGAAGGAGCCGCTCCAGGGGCTGCTCGACCCACTGCACCCAATGCCCAGAcccccagccacttgggagctACACTG CCTGTAGGACAGCCTGTTGGGGGAGATCCAGAAGTCCGCAAACAGATGCCACCTCCACCACCCTGTCCAG GCAGAGAGCTTTTTGATGATCCCTCCTATGTCAACGTCCAGAACCTAGACAAGGCCCGGCAAGCAGTGGGTGGTGCTGGGCCCCCCAATCCTGCTGTCAATGGCAGTGTACCCCGGGACCTGTTTGACATGA AGCCCTTCGAAGATGCTCTTCGggtgcctccacctccccagtcgGTGTCCATGGCTGAGCAGCTCCGAGGGGAGCCCTGGTTCCATGGGAAGCTGAGccggcgggaggctgaggcactgctGCAGCTCAATGGGGACTTCCTGGTGCGGGAGAGcacgaccacacctggccagtatgTGCTCACTGGCTTGCAGAGTGGGCAGCCTAAGCATTTGCTACTGGTGGACCCTGAGGGTGTGGTGAGTGTGGCAGAGGTGTGGGTGAGGGGTGGCAAAAAGGAAGGTACAGTACCCTACAGTGTATCCCTGTTCCTTCCCTCATTGCTTTGTAGACATTCCCGCTGGGCAGCTGTCTATGGGCCTCTCTTGCTCTTTAAAGTGTCTGGCATCTTCCTCCAGAGGCTCATCCCTTAG